A window of Mus musculus strain C57BL/6J chromosome 3, GRCm38.p6 C57BL/6J genomic DNA:
GGCACTATAAAAatggtatttttttgttgttgttaaaattaTTCTGACTTCACGCAGTTCATTGAATGCCCTTAACCCGGTGGAACCTGGCTTCTACCTGGTCGGCTTTACTGAAATGATGTAGGCATGGAAGCCACTACTGGTCTACGTGACAATTTTGGAGGCCATTGTTCATTTTCTGGTGTAAAGTTGGCCCTCACCTCTTGTATTCCATCTGAGCCCTCCTCCCACCTGTAGTCATGTGCTTCAGTGTGTCAGTCTTCTGCTGTTGCTCTACTGCCCTCAGCATTAGCCAGTCTTGGGCTTTAACCCAAACGTGACACCCCTGGGAATCTTGGCAAAAGAGCATTTACAAAAGATTCTGCCTCAGTTAAACAGGGGTAGAACCTGAAGCTCAAATTCTCTTAACACATTTGTTctatgtatttttctcatttttatgagATCCCTCACAGTTTGATATTCTTGACCAGAAATGTTGAACTCTTAAGCTGATTTCAGAGCCCATATGGTTCTAACCCAAAGACGGCAATGTATTGTACTGAACACTGTTTCTGATTCAGGATAGCAGATTATAATCACATCCACCTTCACGTGGCATCTGTTCTGGTACAGCCTGTCCCATCCCCATGCTCTACTGCTCTGATTTAATGTTCCTTTTCATCTCTGAGTAGTTTCGctccatgtatatgtgtttttaaaacagtctattatttaaatgtgtctgTTTTCGAAATGCTGTAGCAAGTGGATGGGTATTTTGTTGGTATTAggttattcattcttgttaaagTCCATTTAAAATAGACTGACGCCAAGAAGAGTTTCTGACTGTACCTCACAATTTTGCTTAGTTTACTATtagcatttatataccatatTCAGTAATTCCTATGTGTGCGTAGGTActatgctttctttttcattctgtccatgtatgtttacatgtatgttaAGCTGCTTCACGTGTATGTTTACAtggttgttttggttggttggttttgggttttggtagGTTGATTGGTtagttgatttggtttggtttttaattttttcagacagagtttcactgtgtagccctatctgtcctggaactcgctctgtagaccagcctgggctcaaagtctaagatccacctgcctctgcctcccaagtgctgggattaaaggcgtgcaccaccactgcccagagttttattttgttttgagacaaggtttcatgtagtccaaactggcctcaaactcactatgtagccaaggatggccttaaacttctCATCTTCTACCTCCCAGTGCCAACATTATAATCTTCTACTGCCATAGAgttttttgtggtgctggagatcatGCTTTGAGCACAATAAGCATGCACTCTACCAATTAAACTACAACCCTAGCCACTGTGCTGTTTCATGTGTCCTTTCCATTCCTTTCATTGACATTTTAATCAGTTTTCTATCCATGTGTGATTTCATCAGTATACAGGAGCTTAATTCTGGTATGGCATTTATATTATACCTGGTTTTTTCCTCCTCTACCCATATCCCTATTTCTTTACAGACTCGAAGtttaagaaagaagaacaaatgtCAAAGGCCCAACAGTTCACCAGAAGTTTCGAGGAAGGGCTAGGCTTTGAGTATGCGATGTTCTATAATAAAGTTGAGAAGAGGACGGTCTCCTTGTTTCAAGGAGGACTTCACCTGCAAGGAGTACCTGGGTAAGAGCCATGTCCTAGCAACATGGAGCTGATAAAGTTTTACTCTCACAAACCCAGGAACTACAAAGATGACATTAAAATAGTAATGAAGATACATCCTTActaaaatggaaagatgtctaTAACATACTATTGTAAATTATCTATATTGGTTACATTTGAAAATGTCAACATACTATTaaatgatatatataatatattattataggACATAGAATAACAGAGTATGATGAACACATTTGTATTGGTTTAGCCATGATGTGGTGGTAGTATTAAGATACTTAAGGTTTCTCCCTTCTATTTATCTGTACTTACATAAATTTTAGCTTTTTTGTGCTATGATATGATTACTACTAAGCTCCAGCTTTATTATAAGTATCCCTTCTGCTATTGACAAAGTTAAGGATATGAATTTTATTTAACGTTAAATATACTGAACATAAGGTAAATGTATAAAGACACTTAAATAATTTCTGTCTTAAGAGGCTATCTCCTGAGCTTCTTAAACTTTATTTTCCACTGCTGTTGTGACTAGATTTGTTCACGGAGGTGCCATTGCAACCATCATTGATGTCACTACTGGCACGTGTGCAATTTCCGAAGGCGTTGCCATGACTGCCAACCTCAACATCACCTATAAAAAGTAAGTCTGTGATAATTCTCCTTACATTCTTAAGTCAGAGTCTCCAGCAGCAGATCCTAAGTCAAGATGTATGTCTGTTACTATACAGGAAGTGCTCCCAAAGGACTAGTAAAGGACAGGGACAGTGAGGAAGCCACCAAGCCTGAGCTCTCAAAGTTCTGCAGAGAGCTTCAGACAAACTGTACAAAGAAGTTCTGAAAAGAGAAATTCGTGCTTCAGAATTAGTCCTTCCATCAGTAAGGAGGCTGGGATCTATGCCAGTTGTAGGCTGAGGACTGCCCTGGCTCTCTGTGTTTGAGTAAAACATTAGGGAAataatctgtttctattttttattaacttGTATATATGAGAGAAGGGTATATATCATGTTGTGCATACAGAGCTTGTAGGGTAACCCatgggagtcagctctctctttctaccatgtggatcccacAGATTAAACCCAGACCCTCAGGTTCAGCAGCAACCAAATATTCCcacctgttaaaaaaaaaaaaagagagagagatttcttatAACTTCACACAGAAAAAATTGAGTACAAATAAGATGAGTTTGAATCCATCAAAAGCAAGATTCACCATGATCTTCACCATCCAGCTACAGTCCTACATCAGACAACAGAATGGCCTCTAACAACTGTAGGGCAAAACAGTGTAAGAGCAAAGCTTCAAAATAAGAAGTCTCTAAGAGAGGTCACAGGTTATTACCACAAACATATAGTACATAGTTGCTAGTCATCTCCCTTTTCATGTCACAAACGCTGTATTACTTGACTACTAGTTTTTGGAAGCCATGCTTCATAGATTGTAAGTTTATTGTCTATAGATAATCCTTAGTTGTATTATGCTAAGATCATCCAatagaaaagtttattttagaTGTGAGTaaactttttctgtttttatatttgtgGACTGTGTAGGCTGGGACACAGACGTGGAAGCACAAGAAGCAGTTTCTGATAGTGTGTAAGGATAGCTTTGCTCGAATAAAACTTCATTTATAAAATCGTAGCCAGTGTAGTTGCCAAGCCCTGGTTACCCAGAAGTCCAGTTAGGGAAGAGACAAGAGCTACTTACCTTCTTTTGTAGTTTCTGCTGCCCCTTACCATCCCTTTGGCAAAAGCAGGGATTGCTAGTTTAACTTCTTCCTCTCTAGTGGCCAATAATAGTAacctcaaattaaaattaattatacaATTTACCATCTAAGAGAATCAGGAAAGGTGTCCTAAGCCACTCAGGCTCCCACTGATGAGGGTCTAcattcattcttttacatgtaaatatccaggttttccatttgTATTTTGCCCATTGTGCCCATTCTTGACCCTTACTATGAGGGAAGAAAGATTACTCACTTGGTCAAGTTTGTTCTGTGCATGCATGAGGGCCTGAGTGCAGGACCCCAGCACCCACTTTAGAAAAGGCTATGCATGGTACCACATGACTGCAGTTGCAGCGCTGGGGAGGTGAAGATAGGACTCCTGGACTTGCTGACCAGATAGTCTCAGCAGGTCAGcgagcttcaggttcagtaagagaccctggttcagaaaataaaatgggccagcctggtctacagagtgagttccaggacagccagggctacacagagaaaccctgtcttgaaaaaaccaaaaaagaaaaaaagaaaagaaaatagagagtgGCCAAAAAAGACACCAGACACTGAGCTCCTcagaggcctgtgccaccactgtccagctttgTGATGTATTCTAAGGCCAAGAAATATTATGCCGCAgccagctttcttctttctcaaggTTGCTCTAATGGGATCAGTTATGTTGCCACTCAAGTCACAGAAtagcatttttaattaaaaaaaagttgaaatcTTACAAACATTGCAtcctttttacctttttttaaaaaggtattatttttttaattattttattttctgtgcattggtgcctgtatatatgtctgtgtaagaATGTCATATCTTgccgggcatggtagtgcatgcctttaatcccagcacttgggaggtagaggcaggcagatttctgagttcgaggccagcctggtctacagagtgagttccaggacagccagagctatacagagtaaccctgtcttgaaaaacaaaaataataattaataattaataataataatctaatgCAAATGTTCTAGAGAAGCTGCAGAGACAGCTCTGGTGTgatggtccacacctttaatcccagcagttgggaggcaaagggcagggggatttctgagtttgaggccagcctggtatactgTAGTGagtgcagg
This region includes:
- the Them4 gene encoding acyl-coenzyme A thioesterase THEM4 isoform X1 → MSKAQQFTRSFEEGLGFEYAMFYNKVEKRTVSLFQGGLHLQGVPGFVHGGAIATIIDVTTGTCAISEGVAMTANLNITYKKPIPLLSVVVVNSQLQKIEGRKLFVSCTIQSIDEKTLYTEATALFIKLDPEKPLT